In a genomic window of Pseudoxanthomonas sp. Root65:
- a CDS encoding pirin family protein: protein MNTLTDTTPARVIRTIRGRPTSDGAGVKLTRVIGGPDLPDLDPFLLLDEFGTDKAEDYLAGFPEHPHRGFETVTYMLDGRMRHRDNHGNEGLLTPGAVQWMTAGRGLVHSEMPEQESGRMRGFQLWVNLPARDKMTEPKYQEFAPDKIPLARPATGVEIKVIAGIVGDTHGPISQPATDPVYLDIALQPGQAWDYALPAGHNAFAYVFEGAVTVGEGDEARPLDTHEMGVLGGGEMLQVRAGSQPSRLILVAGRPLREPVMRHGPFVMNTRQELMQAFVDFQEGRF, encoded by the coding sequence ATGAACACCCTGACCGATACCACGCCCGCCCGCGTGATCCGCACGATCCGCGGCCGACCCACGTCCGATGGCGCCGGCGTCAAGCTGACGCGCGTGATCGGCGGCCCCGACCTGCCGGACCTGGACCCGTTCCTGCTGCTGGACGAATTCGGCACCGACAAGGCCGAGGACTATCTCGCCGGTTTTCCGGAGCATCCGCACCGCGGCTTCGAGACCGTCACCTACATGCTCGACGGGCGCATGCGCCACCGCGACAACCATGGCAACGAAGGCCTGCTCACGCCGGGTGCGGTGCAGTGGATGACCGCCGGCCGCGGCCTGGTGCATTCGGAGATGCCCGAGCAGGAATCCGGCCGCATGCGCGGTTTCCAGCTGTGGGTGAACCTGCCGGCGCGCGACAAGATGACAGAGCCGAAGTACCAGGAGTTCGCGCCGGACAAGATTCCGCTGGCGCGTCCGGCCACGGGTGTCGAGATCAAGGTGATCGCGGGCATCGTCGGCGACACGCATGGCCCGATCTCGCAGCCGGCCACCGATCCGGTGTACCTCGACATCGCCCTGCAGCCGGGACAGGCGTGGGACTACGCGCTGCCCGCCGGCCACAACGCGTTCGCGTACGTGTTCGAGGGCGCGGTGACGGTGGGCGAGGGCGATGAGGCGCGTCCGCTGGACACGCACGAGATGGGCGTGCTGGGCGGTGGCGAGATGCTGCAGGTGCGCGCGGGCAGCCAGCCGTCGCGTCTGATCCTGGTGGCCGGCCGTCCGCTGCGCGAGCCGGTGATGCGGCACGGCCCGTTCGTCATGAACACGCGGCAGGAACTGATGCAGGCCTTCGTCGACTTCCAGGAAGGCCGGTTCTGA
- the aqpZ gene encoding aquaporin Z gives MTMAKKLAAEFLGTFWLVLGGCGSAVLAANFGGDGNPLGIGLLGVSLAFGLTVLTGAYAFGHISGGHFNPAVSLGLWAGGRFPARDLLPYVVAQVVGGLAAGFILWQIASGHPGFAVDPNAAGAFASNGYGAMSPGGFTVAAAFLTEVVLTAFFLIVIMGSTHGRAPAGFAPIAIGLALTLIHLISIPVTNTSVNPARSTAVALFAGPAAIGQLWLFWLAPILGGLIGGMLYGWLGRDRA, from the coding sequence ATGACGATGGCAAAGAAGCTCGCGGCAGAGTTCCTGGGGACGTTCTGGCTGGTGTTGGGCGGGTGCGGCAGCGCCGTGCTCGCGGCCAACTTCGGTGGCGACGGCAATCCGCTGGGCATCGGCCTGCTGGGTGTGTCGTTGGCCTTCGGCCTGACCGTGCTCACCGGCGCGTATGCCTTCGGCCACATCTCCGGTGGCCATTTCAATCCGGCGGTCAGCCTCGGCCTGTGGGCCGGCGGGCGGTTCCCGGCGCGGGACCTGCTGCCGTACGTGGTGGCGCAGGTGGTGGGCGGCCTCGCCGCCGGCTTCATCCTGTGGCAGATCGCCAGCGGCCATCCCGGCTTCGCGGTCGATCCCAACGCGGCGGGCGCGTTCGCCAGCAACGGCTATGGCGCGATGTCGCCCGGCGGGTTCACCGTGGCGGCGGCGTTCCTGACCGAAGTGGTGCTCACGGCGTTCTTCCTGATCGTCATCATGGGGTCCACGCACGGGCGCGCGCCGGCGGGCTTCGCGCCGATCGCCATCGGCCTGGCGCTGACCCTGATCCACCTGATCAGCATCCCGGTCACCAACACCTCGGTGAACCCGGCGCGCTCCACCGCCGTGGCGCTGTTCGCCGGCCCCGCCGCTATCGGGCAGCTGTGGCTGTTCTGGCTGGCGCCGATCCTGGGCGGCCTGATCGGCGGCATGCTGTACGGCTGGCTCGGTCGCGACCGCGCCTGA
- a CDS encoding pirin family protein has product MTTIIAPRVHDLGDGFNVRRAVPSLQARSVGPFVFVDHMGPAVFEPGRGIDVRPHPHIGLATVTFLWSGAIHHRDTLGSEQVITPGDVNWMTAGRGIAHSERTPGDVRAGRHDVHGMQTWVALPKSAEEVAPEFHHHRAATLPLIDRAGARLRVIAGRAYGEESPVKVFSGTFNVAVDLQPDAELEIDNGHVERALYVLEGEAQVDGADIPEKHLVVFDRGNRAVLRAKTPVKAMLLGGEPLDAPRHLWWNFVSSSRERIEQAKQDWQEGRFGHVPGETEFIPLPER; this is encoded by the coding sequence ATGACGACCATCATTGCGCCCCGCGTGCACGACCTTGGCGACGGCTTCAACGTGCGCCGCGCCGTTCCCAGCCTGCAGGCCCGCAGCGTGGGGCCGTTCGTGTTCGTCGACCACATGGGTCCGGCGGTGTTCGAGCCGGGGCGCGGCATCGATGTGCGCCCGCATCCGCATATCGGGCTGGCCACGGTGACCTTCCTCTGGTCGGGCGCGATCCACCACCGCGATACGCTGGGGTCGGAGCAGGTCATCACGCCGGGCGACGTCAACTGGATGACCGCCGGTCGTGGCATCGCCCACTCCGAGCGCACGCCGGGCGACGTGCGCGCCGGTCGCCACGACGTGCATGGAATGCAGACCTGGGTGGCGCTGCCGAAATCCGCCGAGGAGGTCGCGCCCGAGTTCCATCACCACCGGGCGGCGACGCTGCCACTGATCGACCGCGCCGGTGCGCGCCTGCGCGTCATCGCCGGGCGCGCCTACGGCGAGGAATCGCCGGTGAAGGTGTTCAGCGGGACGTTCAATGTCGCCGTCGACCTGCAGCCGGATGCCGAACTGGAGATCGACAACGGCCATGTCGAACGCGCGCTCTACGTACTGGAGGGCGAGGCGCAGGTCGATGGCGCCGACATCCCGGAAAAGCATCTGGTGGTGTTCGACCGCGGCAACCGTGCGGTGCTGCGCGCGAAGACACCGGTGAAGGCCATGCTGCTGGGCGGCGAGCCGCTGGATGCGCCACGCCACCTGTGGTGGAACTTCGTGTCCAGCTCCAGGGAGCGGATCGAACAGGCCAAGCAGGACTGGCAGGAAGGCCGCTTCGGCCACGTGCCCGGCGAGACCGAGTTCATCCCGCTGCCGGAGCGTTGA
- the nfi gene encoding deoxyribonuclease V (cleaves DNA at apurinic or apyrimidinic sites), with the protein MKGIFGDWDGSIAEARRLQERLAADVVLRDEITEAPRWLAGFDVGFEDEGATTRAAAVLLAADTLQPVATEIVRIPTSMPYVPGLLSFRELPALVAALDRLPQVPDLVFVDGQGIAHPRRLGIAAHFGVVTGLPSIGVAKNVLCGQHETPGPLAGERTPLIHRGEQIGWALRSKPRCNPLIVSPGHRVSMQTALEGVLRTLRGYRLPEPTRLADRIASRRDGARAQQSVSLP; encoded by the coding sequence ATGAAGGGAATCTTCGGCGACTGGGATGGCAGCATCGCGGAGGCGCGGCGGCTGCAGGAACGGCTCGCCGCCGACGTCGTGCTGCGCGATGAGATTACAGAGGCACCGCGCTGGCTGGCGGGCTTCGATGTCGGCTTCGAGGACGAAGGCGCAACGACCCGTGCCGCCGCCGTGCTGCTGGCTGCGGATACGCTGCAACCGGTCGCCACCGAAATCGTGCGCATTCCCACCTCCATGCCCTACGTGCCCGGCTTGCTGAGTTTCCGCGAACTGCCGGCGCTGGTCGCCGCGCTCGACCGCCTGCCGCAGGTGCCCGATCTCGTCTTCGTCGACGGTCAGGGCATCGCCCATCCGCGCCGTCTCGGCATCGCCGCGCACTTCGGCGTGGTCACCGGCCTGCCCAGCATCGGGGTGGCGAAGAACGTGCTGTGCGGACAACACGAAACACCGGGCCCGCTGGCGGGCGAACGCACGCCACTGATCCATCGCGGCGAGCAGATCGGCTGGGCGCTGCGCAGCAAGCCGCGCTGCAATCCGTTGATCGTGTCGCCCGGGCACCGCGTATCGATGCAGACCGCGCTGGAGGGGGTGCTGCGTACCCTGCGCGGCTACCGCCTGCCCGAACCCACGCGACTGGCCGACAGGATCGCGTCCCGACGCGACGGAGCCCGCGCGCAACAATCCGTTTCCCTGCCGTAG
- a CDS encoding phosphoglycerate mutase family protein has translation MRLPSRFRVPALTLLASLVAACGTVPSRDASTPLTFVVVRHAEKATDDPDDPSLSPAGRTRASALAARLRDAPLVAAYATEFRRTQQTAQPVADAHRLQLTAYYARGPAGEIAARWKQAHRSGTVLVVGHSNTVPDLVAALCGCATDAMDETEYDRMSIVRFDADGRARLEVQRYGAPAGP, from the coding sequence ATGCGCTTGCCGTCCCGGTTCCGTGTTCCCGCCCTGACCCTGCTCGCATCATTGGTCGCTGCCTGCGGCACGGTGCCGTCGCGCGATGCCAGCACGCCGCTGACCTTCGTCGTGGTCCGCCATGCCGAAAAGGCGACCGACGATCCCGACGATCCCAGCCTCTCTCCCGCCGGACGGACGCGTGCTTCCGCACTGGCCGCGCGCCTGCGCGACGCGCCGCTGGTGGCGGCCTATGCCACCGAGTTCCGCCGCACGCAGCAGACCGCCCAGCCGGTCGCCGACGCACACCGGCTGCAGCTCACGGCGTACTACGCGCGCGGCCCCGCCGGCGAGATCGCCGCGCGGTGGAAACAGGCCCATCGGAGCGGTACCGTGCTGGTCGTCGGGCACAGCAACACCGTGCCGGATCTGGTGGCGGCCCTGTGCGGCTGCGCAACCGATGCGATGGACGAAACCGAGTACGACCGCATGTCCATCGTGCGTTTCGACGCCGACGGCCGCGCGAGGCTCGAGGTGCAACGCTACGGGGCTCCCGCGGGCCCATGA
- a CDS encoding phospholipase D family protein, which translates to MRKWLRRLGIALALVVVASGTALYSYGRFAEGARGAPSQSLPIAADDTPLDRAVAPLLRDHAGQSGMALLSDNLDAFTVRAATARAAGRSLDLQYYIWNHDFTGNLLGYEALRAADRGVRVRLLLDDMTAHGKDSHLAALDAHPNIEVRLFNPSRSRAGVLGRASEMLLRPMAMNRRMHNKAWIADGRVAVVGGRNVGDEYFDAAAQTNFLDLDAVLLGPAVDQTAAIFDDFWNSASVIPLSALTTAEDGALERLRENGDAGYRSTQAADYVARLRSSPGVRALVGGNTLHWLDEVGVYSDPESKGQGEGQGTWLVHRLGKAMGEAKRELRVISPYFVPGDEGARWLVGKRAQGVDVSVLTNSLAANDVMAVHGGYAPYRVPLLEGGVTLFELMPHGQQDSSLFGSSGASLHTKAFAVDGEGGFIGSFNLDPRSVNLNTEMGVLFRDRGAATALLRSYEAKIAPDTSYRVTLQQGALRWEDASTDPPRVWHREPEASVWRRWTARVIGWLPIESQL; encoded by the coding sequence ATGCGCAAATGGCTGCGCCGGCTGGGCATTGCGCTGGCGCTCGTGGTGGTGGCGTCGGGAACGGCGCTGTACAGCTACGGGCGGTTCGCCGAAGGTGCGCGCGGCGCCCCTTCGCAGTCGTTGCCGATCGCCGCCGATGACACCCCGCTCGACCGCGCCGTCGCACCGCTGCTGCGCGACCATGCGGGGCAAAGCGGCATGGCCCTGCTGTCGGACAACCTGGATGCGTTCACCGTGCGCGCCGCCACCGCGCGCGCCGCCGGTCGCAGCCTGGACCTGCAGTACTACATCTGGAACCACGACTTCACCGGCAACCTGCTGGGCTACGAAGCGCTGCGCGCGGCCGATCGCGGCGTGCGCGTGCGCCTGCTGCTGGACGACATGACCGCGCACGGCAAGGACTCGCACCTGGCGGCGCTGGATGCGCATCCCAACATCGAGGTGCGGCTGTTCAATCCCTCGCGCAGCCGCGCCGGCGTGCTGGGCCGCGCCAGCGAGATGCTGCTGCGGCCCATGGCCATGAACCGGCGCATGCACAACAAGGCGTGGATCGCCGACGGCCGCGTGGCGGTGGTCGGCGGGCGCAACGTGGGCGACGAGTACTTCGACGCCGCCGCCCAGACCAATTTCCTCGACCTGGACGCCGTGCTGCTCGGTCCGGCGGTCGACCAGACGGCGGCGATCTTCGACGATTTCTGGAACAGCGCCTCGGTGATCCCGCTGTCGGCGCTGACCACGGCCGAAGACGGCGCGCTGGAACGCCTGCGCGAGAACGGCGATGCCGGCTACCGGTCGACGCAGGCGGCCGACTATGTCGCACGCCTGCGCAGCTCGCCCGGCGTGCGCGCGCTGGTCGGCGGCAACACGTTGCACTGGCTGGACGAAGTGGGGGTGTACTCCGACCCGGAGTCCAAGGGCCAGGGCGAGGGACAGGGCACGTGGCTGGTGCACCGGCTGGGCAAGGCGATGGGCGAGGCGAAGCGCGAGCTGCGCGTGATCTCGCCTTACTTCGTGCCCGGCGACGAAGGCGCGCGTTGGCTGGTCGGCAAGCGCGCGCAAGGGGTCGACGTGAGTGTGCTGACCAACTCGCTGGCCGCCAATGACGTGATGGCCGTGCACGGCGGCTATGCGCCGTATCGGGTGCCGTTGCTGGAAGGCGGGGTGACCCTGTTCGAGCTGATGCCGCACGGCCAGCAGGACAGCAGCCTGTTCGGGTCCAGCGGCGCCAGCCTCCATACCAAGGCGTTCGCGGTGGATGGCGAGGGCGGCTTCATCGGCTCGTTCAACCTCGATCCGCGTTCGGTCAACCTCAACACCGAGATGGGCGTGCTGTTCCGCGACCGCGGTGCGGCGACGGCGCTGCTGCGCAGCTACGAGGCGAAGATCGCGCCGGACACCAGCTACCGCGTCACCCTGCAGCAGGGCGCGTTGCGCTGGGAAGACGCGTCGACCGATCCGCCGCGCGTCTGGCATCGCGAACCCGAAGCCAGCGTCTGGCGCCGCTGGACCGCGCGCGTGATCGGCTGGCTGCCGATCGAATCGCAACTGTAG
- the mfd gene encoding transcription-repair coupling factor, producing the protein MTDAQKTSLPVPPLPRGGQSRAWWRAPASPTALAWSIAVAAEAHAGPLLVVARDNHEAHQLEADLHTLLGNPAALPVVPFPDWETLPYDQFSPHPDIVSQRLAALHRLPTLARGIVIVPVQTLMQRLSPLRHIAGGSFDYRVGQRLDFDAEKRRLEAASYRHVPQVLDPGDFAVRGGLLDVYPMGAEAPLRIELLDDTIDSIRHFDPESQRSLDRTEAVQLLPGREVPLDERSVERAMTLLRDRFDVDTRRSALYQDLKSGLAPAGVEYYLPLFFDQTSTLFDYLQKDALPLLTDGFGEAAEAFWAQTRNRYEQRRHDVERPLLAPDELYLSPDALREQLNQRARIEVCSAQHSRHADALPLGDQPLPPLPVAAKDAPAGEALKSFLGHYPGRVLIAADSPGRREALLEVLQAAELKPEVMADFSAFLPSPDGRRGREAPDEGAAKAPATESSRTSRTLTPTPLPAGEGLARFAIAVAPLADGFALDDPRIAVLTERQLFPERATQAHRRKRTGREPEAIIRDLGELTEGAPIVHEDHGVGRYRGLIAMDVGGMPGEFLEIEYAKGDRLYVPVAQLHLISRYSGASVETAPLHSLGGEAWAKAKKKAAEKVRDVAAELLEIQARRQARAGLALHLDRAMYEPFAAGFPFEETPDQHHAIESVIRDLASSQPMDRVVCGDVGFGKTEVAVRAAFAAASAGKQVAVLVPTTLLAEQHYRNFRDRFADWPLKVEVLSRFKTTKEIKAELDRLAEGKLDVIVGTHRLLQPDVKFKDLGLVIVDEEQRFGVRQKEALKALRANVHLLTLTATPIPRTLNMAMAGLRDLSIIATPPANRMAVQTFVTPWDAAMLKEAFQRELSRGGQVYFLHNDVESIGRMQRELQELVPEARIGVAHGQMPERELEQVMLDFQKQRFNVLLCTTIIESGIDIPNANTIIMNRADKFGLAQLHQLRGRVGRSHHRSYAYLVVPDKRSITADAQRRLEAIASMDELGAGFTLATHDLEIRGAGELLGEDQSGQMAEVGFSLYTELLERAVRSIKAGHLPDVDLGQERRGAEVELNVPSLIPDDYLPDVHTRLTLYKRISSARDKEELRDLQVEMIDRFGLLPDPAKYLFATAELKLAANEMGIRKLELGEHGGRIVFETKPKIDPMAVIQLIQKQPKLYTMDGPDKLRIKVPLPDAPDRFNAAKGLLTTLAT; encoded by the coding sequence ATGACCGACGCCCAGAAAACCTCCTTGCCCGTTCCCCCGCTGCCGCGTGGCGGCCAGTCCCGCGCCTGGTGGCGCGCGCCCGCCTCGCCGACCGCGCTGGCCTGGTCGATCGCCGTGGCCGCCGAGGCGCACGCCGGCCCGCTGCTGGTGGTCGCCCGCGACAACCACGAGGCGCACCAGCTCGAAGCCGACCTGCACACCCTGCTCGGCAACCCCGCCGCGCTGCCGGTCGTGCCGTTCCCTGACTGGGAAACCCTGCCGTACGACCAGTTCAGTCCGCACCCGGACATCGTCTCGCAACGCCTGGCCGCCCTGCACCGCCTGCCCACGCTGGCGCGCGGCATCGTGATCGTGCCGGTGCAGACGCTGATGCAGCGGCTGTCGCCGCTGCGCCACATCGCCGGCGGCAGCTTCGACTACCGGGTCGGCCAACGGCTGGACTTCGACGCCGAGAAGCGTCGGCTGGAAGCGGCGAGCTACCGGCATGTGCCGCAGGTGCTCGACCCGGGCGACTTCGCCGTGCGCGGCGGCCTGCTGGATGTCTATCCGATGGGCGCCGAGGCGCCGCTGCGCATCGAACTGCTGGACGACACCATCGACTCGATCCGCCACTTCGACCCGGAAAGCCAGCGCTCGCTGGACCGGACCGAGGCCGTGCAGCTGCTGCCGGGCCGCGAAGTACCGCTGGACGAACGCTCGGTGGAGCGCGCGATGACGCTGCTGCGCGACCGCTTCGACGTGGATACGCGCCGCAGCGCGCTGTACCAGGACCTGAAGTCCGGCCTGGCGCCGGCCGGCGTGGAGTACTACCTGCCGCTGTTCTTCGACCAGACCTCCACGCTGTTCGACTATCTGCAGAAGGACGCGCTGCCGCTGTTGACCGATGGCTTCGGCGAAGCGGCCGAGGCGTTCTGGGCGCAGACGCGCAACCGCTACGAACAGCGGCGCCACGATGTGGAGCGGCCGCTGCTGGCGCCGGACGAGCTGTACCTGTCGCCGGACGCGCTGCGCGAACAGCTCAACCAGCGTGCGCGCATCGAAGTCTGCAGCGCCCAGCACAGTCGACATGCCGATGCACTGCCGCTCGGCGACCAGCCGTTGCCGCCGCTGCCGGTGGCGGCGAAAGATGCGCCGGCAGGCGAGGCGCTCAAGTCCTTCCTGGGCCACTACCCGGGGCGCGTGCTGATCGCCGCCGACTCGCCCGGCCGCCGCGAGGCGCTGCTGGAAGTGCTGCAGGCGGCGGAGCTGAAGCCGGAAGTGATGGCCGACTTCAGCGCCTTTCTCCCTTCTCCGGACGGGAGGAGGGGGCGCGAAGCGCCGGATGAGGGTGCGGCGAAGGCGCCGGCAACCGAATCATCGCGCACGTCCCGCACCCTCACCCCAACTCCTCTCCCGGCGGGAGAGGGGCTTGCTCGCTTCGCCATCGCCGTCGCGCCGCTCGCCGACGGCTTCGCACTGGACGATCCGCGCATCGCCGTCCTCACCGAGCGCCAGCTGTTCCCCGAGCGCGCCACGCAGGCGCACCGGCGCAAGCGCACCGGCCGCGAACCGGAAGCCATCATCCGCGATCTCGGCGAACTGACCGAAGGCGCGCCGATCGTGCACGAAGACCATGGCGTGGGCCGCTACCGCGGCCTGATCGCGATGGACGTGGGCGGCATGCCCGGCGAGTTCCTCGAAATCGAATACGCCAAGGGCGACCGCCTGTACGTGCCGGTCGCGCAGCTGCACCTGATCAGCCGCTACTCCGGCGCGTCGGTGGAGACCGCACCGCTGCATTCGCTCGGTGGCGAAGCATGGGCGAAAGCGAAGAAGAAAGCCGCCGAGAAAGTCCGGGACGTGGCCGCGGAACTGCTGGAAATCCAGGCGCGCCGCCAGGCCCGCGCCGGCCTGGCGCTGCACCTGGACCGCGCGATGTACGAACCGTTCGCGGCGGGGTTCCCGTTCGAGGAGACGCCCGACCAGCACCACGCGATCGAGTCGGTGATCCGCGACCTGGCCAGCAGCCAGCCGATGGACCGCGTGGTCTGCGGCGATGTCGGCTTCGGCAAGACCGAAGTGGCCGTGCGCGCCGCGTTCGCCGCCGCCAGCGCAGGCAAGCAGGTGGCCGTGCTGGTGCCGACCACACTGCTGGCCGAGCAGCACTACCGCAATTTCCGCGACCGCTTCGCCGACTGGCCCTTGAAGGTGGAAGTGCTGTCGCGCTTCAAGACCACCAAGGAGATCAAGGCCGAGCTCGACCGCCTGGCGGAGGGCAAGCTGGACGTGATCGTCGGCACGCACCGCCTGCTGCAGCCGGACGTGAAGTTCAAGGACCTGGGCCTGGTGATCGTGGATGAGGAACAGCGCTTCGGCGTGCGTCAGAAGGAAGCGCTGAAGGCGCTGCGCGCCAACGTGCACCTGTTGACGCTGACCGCCACGCCCATCCCGCGCACGCTCAACATGGCGATGGCCGGCCTGCGCGACCTGTCCATCATCGCCACGCCGCCGGCCAATCGCATGGCGGTGCAGACCTTCGTCACGCCGTGGGATGCGGCGATGCTGAAGGAAGCCTTCCAGCGCGAACTGTCGCGTGGCGGCCAGGTGTACTTCCTGCACAACGACGTCGAGAGCATCGGCCGCATGCAGCGCGAACTGCAGGAACTGGTGCCGGAAGCGCGCATCGGCGTGGCGCACGGCCAGATGCCCGAGCGCGAGCTGGAACAGGTGATGCTGGATTTCCAGAAGCAGCGCTTCAACGTGCTGCTGTGCACGACGATCATCGAATCCGGCATCGACATCCCCAACGCCAACACCATCATCATGAACCGCGCCGACAAGTTCGGTCTGGCGCAGCTGCACCAGCTGCGTGGCCGCGTGGGTCGGTCGCATCATCGTTCGTATGCGTACCTCGTCGTGCCCGACAAGCGCAGCATCACCGCCGATGCGCAGCGCCGGCTGGAGGCCATCGCTTCGATGGACGAACTGGGCGCGGGTTTCACCCTGGCCACGCACGATCTGGAGATCCGCGGCGCCGGCGAACTGCTGGGCGAAGACCAGAGCGGGCAGATGGCCGAGGTCGGCTTCAGTCTGTACACCGAGCTGCTGGAGCGCGCGGTGCGTTCGATCAAGGCTGGCCATCTGCCTGATGTCGACTTGGGCCAGGAGCGCCGCGGTGCGGAGGTCGAGTTGAACGTACCGTCGCTCATCCCCGACGACTACCTGCCCGACGTGCACACCCGCCTGACGCTCTACAAGCGCATCAGCAGCGCGCGCGACAAGGAAGAACTGCGCGACCTGCAGGTGGAGATGATCGACCGCTTCGGTCTGCTGCCGGACCCGGCCAAGTACCTGTTCGCCACGGCGGAACTGAAGCTGGCCGCGAACGAGATGGGCATCCGCAAGCTGGAGCTGGGCGAGCATGGCGGCCGCATCGTGTTCGAGACCAAGCCGAAGATCGACCCGATGGCGGTGATCCAGCTGATCCAGAAGCAGCCCAAGCTCTACACCATGGACGGACCGGACAAGCTGCGCATCAAGGTGCCGCTGCCCGACGCGCCGGACCGCTTCAATGCGGCGAAAGGCCTGCTGACCACGCTCGCCACCTGA
- a CDS encoding DUF4242 domain-containing protein, translated as MPRYLIERDIEGAGLMTPAELKAVAQTSCRVLEDLGPRVQWEHSYVTDDRVYCVYRAPNEDLVLEHARRGGFPVDRISLVAQVIDPLTAE; from the coding sequence ATGCCCCGTTACCTGATCGAACGCGACATCGAGGGCGCCGGCCTGATGACCCCGGCCGAGCTGAAGGCCGTCGCGCAGACCTCGTGCCGCGTGCTGGAGGACCTGGGCCCGCGGGTGCAGTGGGAGCATAGCTACGTCACCGATGACCGGGTCTACTGCGTCTATCGCGCACCGAACGAGGACCTCGTGCTGGAGCACGCGCGCCGCGGCGGTTTTCCCGTCGACCGCATCTCCCTGGTCGCCCAGGTCATCGATCCGCTGACGGCGGAATGA
- a CDS encoding GNAT family N-acetyltransferase — translation MTAPKRLPPWHEHFRLPSGRELLIRPIRPEDAGPIQGAFGLLGPEEIRHRFMYALKELTPEMAQRLTHPDPNTEFALVAAEALPPGEALVGAVARAALVSRTRDAEFAILVSHFIAGQGLGRHLMRKLAKWARSKKLDRLYGDVLDTNQPMLALAGSLGFKRVRENDGSGLVRVVLDLNEGP, via the coding sequence ATGACTGCGCCAAAACGCCTTCCGCCCTGGCATGAACACTTCCGCCTGCCCAGCGGGCGCGAGCTGCTGATCCGCCCGATCCGGCCCGAGGATGCAGGCCCCATCCAGGGCGCGTTCGGCCTGCTGGGACCGGAAGAGATCCGCCATCGCTTCATGTACGCGCTGAAGGAGCTGACGCCGGAGATGGCGCAGCGCCTGACCCACCCCGACCCCAATACCGAATTCGCCCTCGTTGCCGCCGAAGCGCTGCCGCCGGGCGAGGCCCTGGTGGGAGCGGTGGCGCGTGCCGCGCTGGTGTCGCGCACGCGCGATGCCGAGTTCGCGATCCTGGTCAGCCATTTCATTGCCGGCCAGGGCCTGGGGCGTCACCTGATGCGCAAGCTGGCCAAGTGGGCGCGCTCGAAGAAGCTCGACCGCCTGTACGGCGACGTGCTGGACACCAACCAGCCGATGCTGGCACTGGCCGGATCGCTGGGCTTCAAGCGCGTGCGCGAGAACGACGGCTCCGGCCTGGTCCGCGTGGTGCTGGACCTGAACGAAGGTCCCTGA
- a CDS encoding DUF808 domain-containing protein → MAGSSLFALIDDIATLLDDVSVMTKVAAKKTAGVLGDDLALNAQQVTGVKADRELPVVWAVAKGSVVNKAILVPAALAISALETWLHGRGYNIPLVTPLMMLGGAFLCFEGVEKLAHKFLHKGEEGDRHAERVAAIQDQNVDMVAFEKDKIRGAIRTDFILSAEIIVISLGTLAGRTFVEQVLTLLAISAIMTVGVYGLVGGIVKLDDAGLALAADKRESGWARFKRAFGRGILYSAPYLMKFLSIAGTAAMFLVGGGILVHSIPALHHVIQPYAEGDLGWLWESLFNAAVGVVTGAVIVAVVTAVSRLRGKRHPA, encoded by the coding sequence ATGGCCGGATCCAGCCTGTTCGCCCTGATCGACGACATCGCCACCCTGTTGGACGACGTGTCGGTGATGACCAAGGTGGCGGCGAAGAAGACGGCCGGCGTGCTGGGCGACGACCTGGCGCTCAACGCGCAGCAGGTGACCGGGGTGAAGGCCGACCGTGAACTGCCGGTGGTGTGGGCGGTGGCGAAGGGGTCGGTAGTCAACAAGGCCATCCTGGTGCCGGCGGCGCTGGCGATCAGCGCGCTGGAGACCTGGCTGCACGGGCGCGGCTACAACATTCCGCTGGTGACCCCGCTGATGATGCTGGGCGGCGCCTTCCTGTGCTTCGAGGGTGTGGAGAAGCTGGCGCATAAGTTCCTGCACAAGGGCGAGGAAGGCGATCGCCATGCCGAACGCGTGGCCGCCATCCAGGACCAGAACGTCGACATGGTCGCGTTCGAGAAGGACAAGATCCGCGGCGCCATCCGCACCGACTTCATCCTGTCCGCGGAGATCATCGTCATCTCGCTGGGCACGCTGGCCGGCCGCACCTTCGTGGAGCAGGTGCTCACGCTGCTGGCGATCTCGGCCATCATGACCGTCGGCGTGTACGGGCTGGTCGGCGGCATCGTCAAGCTGGACGACGCCGGCCTGGCGCTGGCCGCCGACAAGCGCGAAAGCGGCTGGGCACGGTTCAAGCGCGCCTTCGGTCGCGGCATCCTTTACAGCGCGCCGTACCTGATGAAGTTCCTGTCCATCGCCGGTACCGCCGCGATGTTCCTGGTCGGTGGCGGCATCCTCGTCCACAGCATCCCGGCCCTGCACCATGTCATCCAGCCCTATGCCGAAGGCGACCTCGGCTGGCTGTGGGAAAGCCTGTTCAACGCCGCCGTCGGCGTGGTGACCGGCGCGGTGATCGTGGCTGTCGTCACCGCCGTCTCGCGCCTGCGCGGCAAACGCCACCCAGCCTGA